The following nucleotide sequence is from Campylobacter coli 76339.
TAAAAAGGGCGAAAAAATAAGTCTTAGTTCAGTTTTTGAAGCTGTAGGAGCATATGAGGCCAATAAAATCAGTGAAGAAGAATTTAAAGATATAGAATGTTCTGCTTGTCCAAGTGGAGGATCTTGCTCGGGTATGTTTACTGCAAATTCTATGAATACTTTATGTGAAGCTATGGGTATAGCTTTAGAAGGAAATGGTACAATTTTAGCACTTAGCAAAGAAAGAGAAGAGCTTTTAAGAAAGGCTGCAAGAAGAATTTGTGAAATCGCTTTAGATGAAAGATTTAAAATCAAAAATATTATCACTCAAAAAGCTATAAGAAATGCTATGGTAGTAGATATGGCAATGGGCGGAAGCACAAATACAATCTTACATATGCTAGCTATTTCAAGAGAGGCGGGAGTTGCACTTGATATCAAGGATTTAAATTTCATTTCAAGCAAGGTTGCGCATATTGCAAAAATCGCTCCATCACTTAATACTGTTTATATGGATGATATCCATAAAGCAGGGGGTGTGAGTGCTGTAATGGCTGAAATTTCAAGCAGAGAAGGACATATTTTAGAACTTGATGCTTTAACCATCACAGGAGAGAGTTTACAAGAGCGTTTAAAAAATGCCAAAATCAAAGATGAAACCATCATTCGCAAGGTAGATAATGCTTACTCTAAAGTAGGGGGACTTGCGGTTTTATTTGGAAATTTGGCTGAGCAAGGCTGTGTTGTAAAAACTGCAGGTATTACAGGAGAGAGAAAATTTAAGGGCAAAGCTGTTTGTTTTAATTCTCAAGATGAGGCTATTAAAGGTATCATTAAAGGTAAAGTACAAAAAGGCGATGTTTGCGTGATCCGTTATGAAGGGCCAAAGGGTGGTCCAGGTATGCAAGAGATGTTAAGTCCCACTTCGCTTATCATGGGTATGGGGCTTGGTGCAGATGTGGCTTTGATTACCGATGGAAGATTTAGCGGTGCAACAAGGGGTTTAAGCATAGGTCATGTTTCTCCTGAAGCTGCTGAGGGTGGACTTATAGGACTTTTAAAAGATGGCGATGAGATAGAAATCGATGTAGATGCTTATACTATCAATGCTAATTTAAGCGATGAGGAAATCGCAAAACGCAAAAATGAATTTGTAATGCCTCAAAAAGAAGTTAAATCCAGATGGCTTAGAATGTATCAAAAACTTGTAACAAATGCTAGCAAGGGTGCAGTTTTAGATATGGATTAAGTTTTACCTAGCAAGATTTATTGCTAGGTAATCTTTTATGCTAAATAAATCCAAGATTATTAACTTTATTCCAATCTTGTTAAGGTGTCGGAAGATGATAGTATCTATGCTAAAGCAGTCTTAGATAATGCCAAGGAGGGAATAATGAAAAATGAAATCAACACAGATAATTTAGAGATTTATTCTCTAGAAAGTATCAAAAAAGATGATCCACATGAATATAATGCTCTTTAAAGAGAATCTTTAAAAATAAGAAGAGAGAAAATAACAAAAGGAAAGATTGCTTGCTATAATATATTCTTATAATGAAAAAATGCTTCAAGAATGAAAATTGTAATTTTCAATATAAATCTAAAATAAGCAAAGTCCTATAAAAATAGTATTTTTGTTTAAATATTTGTTTGATTTTTAAGGTTTGGGCAAAAAATTTTAAACTTAAACTAATAAAAATAGGCTTTTTTGTTTAATATCTTAGAAAACTTAAATAACTTTTTATTTACATTCAATTGCTTTTTTTGATAGAATAATTTTTATTAAATAAATAGGAGTTTTATATGAATAAAATATTTGTATTTTTTATGTTATATATATTTTCATGCAATCTGTATGCAAAAGACTATTTTGAATTAGGAATAGAAGCATATAAAATTTCAGACTTTACCAAAGCAGCAGAATATTATGAAAAAGGTTGTGAATTAAAAGAAGGAGCAGCTTGCAATAATCTTGGTGTTTTATATGAAAGTGGTCAAGGTGTTAAGCAAAACTTTTCTAAAGCAGCAGAATATTATAAAAAAGGTTGTGAATTAAAAGATGGAGCAGCTTGCAATAATCTTGGTGTTTTATATGAAAGTGGTCAAGGTGTTAAGCAAAACTTTTCTAAAGCAGCAGAATATTATAAAAAAGGTTGTGAATTAAAAGAAGGAAAAGCTTGTAATAATCTTGGTGTTTTATATAAGAATGGTCAAGGTATTTAGCAAGATAGCTAACAGAAGCAAGTGAATATTACAAAAAGCTTGTGATTTAGGAATTAAATTAGTTTGCTTTACTCGAAATTAAATGGTATTTCTTTATAAAAATTTGTCCTATTTTTAAAGCCATTTTGCCCGAAAGACAAGTTTGCTTATTATTTCGGTAGAGGCAAATAAACTTTCTAGAATTTCATAATGTAGTATTTTTTAACAATAGTTTTATTTTAAAATTTTTAAATTTTAAAATAATCCCTAAATTCTCTACAAATTTCAAGGAAATTTACCCCATCGATCGTAGGGCTTTCGTTAAAAAATTTAAACATATCTTCAAAACCGCTTTCAAGTTCTTTAGATTTTACCCCATAGCTTATACTAAGTCCTGCTTCGATAAAAGCAGCGATTTTGTCGCAGTATTTTAAAGCCTTGCCGTCAATCGCTCCAAATTCATTTTGATTAAAAGAGCTTAAGCTTCCACTACAAAGCTCGATTTTGGCATTTTTATAGGTGCGATTTTCAAATTCATTTTTGACAAAATTTGCTTCATTGCTTCTGCCCTCTCTAATGCCTAAGATATAAGAAAACTCAGCCCTTAAATTTTCAGGCACAAAGGGTAAAATTCTGTCATTGATCAGTTTCATTTCATAATCATTGATGATAGTGTGAAGTCCGTCTATGCCGTATTTTACAGGGCTTATGATATCGCGTGTTAAAGATTCAGGTAGATCATGAAATAAAGCGCAATAAAAATTGTTTTCAAGTCTTTTATCGCAAGCTTTGATTTTAAGTGAATAAAAATATCCCAAAATCGCCACTACAAGCATATGTCCTAAAACAGCAGTTTCAGGTATACGCGGGGTTTGAGCCCAACGCTTTTGAAAACGAAGTCTTCCGCTTAAATCAATGATTTTTGCGATTTTTTGATTAAGAGCGATTTTTCTAGCTCCTATGAGTTCATAATAATCTTCCAATTCTTCATCGACTTTGTTTTTAATCTCATCGATATCATTTAAAAAAGCTGAGGTTTGATAGACTATGTTAAATTCCCATCTTGTAGCAAAATACGATGCAGCTTTTAAGATAAGTCTTTCTTTGGCATAGGTATTGCCATTTAGATATGCTTCAAAACGCTTTAAAAACTCTCCATCTTCTATATCTTCTATCATAGGTTCGATTTTACTTAAAACCCAAGCATTCACTTCTGCTTTTTTTTGGCGTACGATTTCATGATATACATCAGGGCGTATATCAGTAACTACAACGCGGCTTAAAAATTCAAAAATTCCACCTTCTATAATAGCTCTCACATCCACATCTTTTTCCATTTTTGCAATGAAATAAGCTATGATGAATTTATGCGCTTGTTTGTCAAGCTCGACTAAATTTGCCATTCTTGGATAATCATTCCAACGACTGATAGAAGCTGCTTTGAAAATATGCTCTATAAGTTTTATATTTATCATTTAAATTGCCTTTTAATTTTTTTTCAAATTTTATCATTTTATTTTTTAAAATAATAAATAAATTGAAGAAGAGATTGAATCGATATGAAATTTTGGATGATTGAATGTAGTTTGTAGTGATTTATAGAGTTTACTTTTGCGGATGAAAATCTAAGATTGATTCATAATAGTGTGAATTCAATACTCTTAGAGATGCCTTTTAAGCTAAAACCATCCTTAAAAGTAGAACTTATAAATCATTTATTGATGCTCCCCAGCCCCTTTTTTTAATTAAAAATTAAAAAACACAACCATTGTATCACTAATTAAAATTTAAGTCAAGTCCATCAAAGTATGTATTTATAGAGATTTTAAAATTCATATATCGATAAAATGGGGCTTTGCTCTAGGTACAAAATTTAAAAAATATTTGCTAGAATTGCATAAATAGCAATTTTAAGGATATAAAAATGAATAAAAAAGCACTTTGTATCATTAGCGGTGGAATGGATAGTACTTTATGTGCTTATTTAGCCAAAAAAGAAGGATATGAAATCATTGCTTTACATTTTGATTATAAACAACGCACACAGGAAAAAGAAAAAGAGTGTTTTAAGCAAATTTGCAAGGCTTTAAATGTAGAAAAATCTTATATTTTTGATGTGAGTTTTATAGCAAATATAGGAGGCAATGCTCTAACAGATCAAAGTATCCATATCCCTAAAAATGAGCTGAGCATAAGCGATACTCCGCCTATTACTTATGTGCCTTTTCGCAATGGAATTTTTTTAAGTATAGCAGGATCTTTGGCCGAAAAGGAAAATTGTGAAAGTATTTTTATAGGTGTAGTAGAAGAAGATGGTAGCGGTTATCCTGATTGTACTGAAAAATTTATACAAAAAGCTCAAGAATTTATCAATGAAGGCACAAGTAAACATTTTAGAACTTCTTTAAAAACCCCTCTTGTAAATCTTAATAAAACTCAAATTGTAGAGCTTGCTTTAAAAGAAAATGTGCCTTTAGAACTTACTTGGTCTTGTTATGAAAGCGAAGATGAAGCTTGTGGAGAAT
It contains:
- a CDS encoding conserved hypothetical secreted protein, with the translated sequence MNKIFVFFMLYIFSCNLYAKDYFELGIEAYKISDFTKAAEYYEKGCELKEGAACNNLGVLYESGQGVKQNFSKAAEYYKKGCELKDGAACNNLGVLYESGQGVKQNFSKAAEYYKKGCELKEGKACNNLGVLYKNGQGI
- a CDS encoding Putative periplasmic protein, which codes for MSEDDSIYAKAVLDNAKEGIMKNEINTDNLEIYSLESIKKDDPHEYNAL
- a CDS encoding Dihydroxy-acid dehydratase, producing the protein MRSDAIKKGHLKAPNRSLLRACGLKDEDFDKPFIGVANSYIDIIPGHYFLNEYAKIIKDEIRKNGCIPFEFNTIGVDDGIAMGHEGMLYSLPSREIIANSVESVMNAHQLDALICIPNCDKITPGMLMGALRVNVPTIFVSGGPMRSGVTKKGEKISLSSVFEAVGAYEANKISEEEFKDIECSACPSGGSCSGMFTANSMNTLCEAMGIALEGNGTILALSKEREELLRKAARRICEIALDERFKIKNIITQKAIRNAMVVDMAMGGSTNTILHMLAISREAGVALDIKDLNFISSKVAHIAKIAPSLNTVYMDDIHKAGGVSAVMAEISSREGHILELDALTITGESLQERLKNAKIKDETIIRKVDNAYSKVGGLAVLFGNLAEQGCVVKTAGITGERKFKGKAVCFNSQDEAIKGIIKGKVQKGDVCVIRYEGPKGGPGMQEMLSPTSLIMGMGLGADVALITDGRFSGATRGLSIGHVSPEAAEGGLIGLLKDGDEIEIDVDAYTINANLSDEEIAKRKNEFVMPQKEVKSRWLRMYQKLVTNASKGAVLDMD
- a CDS encoding Queuosine Biosynthesis QueC ATPase, giving the protein MNKKALCIISGGMDSTLCAYLAKKEGYEIIALHFDYKQRTQEKEKECFKQICKALNVEKSYIFDVSFIANIGGNALTDQSIHIPKNELSISDTPPITYVPFRNGIFLSIAGSLAEKENCESIFIGVVEEDGSGYPDCTEKFIQKAQEFINEGTSKHFRTSLKTPLVNLNKTQIVELALKENVPLELTWSCYESEDEACGECDSCLLRLRGFERAGFKDKIKYKLKS
- a CDS encoding Hydrolase (HAD superfamily) produces the protein MINIKLIEHIFKAASISRWNDYPRMANLVELDKQAHKFIIAYFIAKMEKDVDVRAIIEGGIFEFLSRVVVTDIRPDVYHEIVRQKKAEVNAWVLSKIEPMIEDIEDGEFLKRFEAYLNGNTYAKERLILKAASYFATRWEFNIVYQTSAFLNDIDEIKNKVDEELEDYYELIGARKIALNQKIAKIIDLSGRLRFQKRWAQTPRIPETAVLGHMLVVAILGYFYSLKIKACDKRLENNFYCALFHDLPESLTRDIISPVKYGIDGLHTIINDYEMKLINDRILPFVPENLRAEFSYILGIREGRSNEANFVKNEFENRTYKNAKIELCSGSLSSFNQNEFGAIDGKALKYCDKIAAFIEAGLSISYGVKSKELESGFEDMFKFFNESPTIDGVNFLEICREFRDYFKI